The sequence TTTTATAGCTTTAACTAAATTAATGAGAGATCGTAAATATGGAAATGAATTTGTTGTTTCTGTTTCTGAGATTATTCAAAACTTAAATATTGAAAATACTAATACAAAGAGAGGAATAGCTAAAAGAATTAAAGAAGCAATTTTAAGATTAACCCAGACAAGTTATACTTTTAAGAATACTTTATATTCAAATAAAGCAAATAAAATTATAGAAGATACAATAGTAACAAATATTATGTCTGTTAGAATAATAACAAAAAAAGATAAAATTTCCAATGAAATAGAACATTTTTCAGATGGTCGAATAAAAGAAGTTTATAAGATTTCATTGTCAAAGCCGTTCTATGAAAATTTACTTAGAAAAGGTTATTTAGTTTATAATAGTGAACTTTTACTTGAAATTGATAATGCAGTAGCTAGGACAATATATATGCTCTTGAATAAATGGAGATTTAATCAACTTTATTTAAAAGAACAAGTAGTTTTTTTAATGAAAAGAATCCCTTTAAAATTTGATAAAGGAAAATTAGGAAGAAGTGTAAAAGTAATAGAAAATGCGTGTAATATACTTCAAAGAATGGATTTAATTGAACATTTTAACATAATTAAGGATTCTACATGGGAAGAGGCTAGTATTGAGTTTTTTTTTGAAGAACATCATAATTATCTGAAACAAGAAAATTTTTATGAAGATAGAAATACTTTTAATAATTTACAGATAAGTTTTACAGAAGAAAAAAATATTTTAGACAATAATTTAATCGCTGCGACAGAAATTTCAAATGAAATTATAGAAGAAATCTTTAATTTGTTACCCTCAAAGGCTAGAAATTTAGTTACTATGGAAAAAGCAATAAAAGAATCAATTGAAAAATTTGGAATTGAAAGAGTTAAAAGTTCAGCTATCTATACTAAGAAACAAAAAGCTACTAAAATTAGGAGCTACTTTTTAAAAACTTTAGAACATAATTGGGATAAAGAAATTAAAGAAAAAATATGTAGCGAAATACCTATTTCTTATAAAGAAAATTTTGAAGAAAAAAATGAAAATAAAG is a genomic window of Cetobacterium ceti containing:
- a CDS encoding replication initiation protein produces the protein MFKKNYLEDEVINTAPVEIIEEFLDIPEEKIGKEREKHLVRFDMNMVEYPIFSKNKHRKENQVIKYYFNQKKDKYIEVRPASGSYIPGDFEEKVFIALTKLMRDRKYGNEFVVSVSEIIQNLNIENTNTKRGIAKRIKEAILRLTQTSYTFKNTLYSNKANKIIEDTIVTNIMSVRIITKKDKISNEIEHFSDGRIKEVYKISLSKPFYENLLRKGYLVYNSELLLEIDNAVARTIYMLLNKWRFNQLYLKEQVVFLMKRIPLKFDKGKLGRSVKVIENACNILQRMDLIEHFNIIKDSTWEEASIEFFFEEHHNYLKQENFYEDRNTFNNLQISFTEEKNILDNNLIAATEISNEIIEEIFNLLPSKARNLVTMEKAIKESIEKFGIERVKSSAIYTKKQKATKIRSYFLKTLEHNWDKEIKEKICSEIPISYKENFEEKNENKEIINYFNNLSLKEKETIENTVYKKYISDCGMEGKAQKIAFKGAKEILIVNYLKEKNYLSRKDKTNEVISNSKEITLDLNEIRKKVDIHLEFYVNFLKLSLQEKLDVELEVARVIFDKYSKNDFDQNQIVEIIKEAIKVVKM